The Triplophysa dalaica isolate WHDGS20190420 chromosome 5, ASM1584641v1, whole genome shotgun sequence genome window below encodes:
- the LOC130420511 gene encoding uncharacterized protein LOC130420511 isoform X2, which yields MEISLTLILLSSVAMPITVDLSAPTTSAATTTSASPSVSQTNRSPVSSTLVTIAQSLPCTDLSVSTTPATTTTTTTLSQTNKSPVTSQTPPSESLFIPPVVVIVLGVLLLLLLVLLLLLLVSLLILIQHNRLMRKGTEVHTSYTDLFKRIHWTQTDAVYEEIDHRLNHVAERGSLISEEQHSGYEDADKLLSVQEHKTEYYDDVTNRSDLREMVKKAEHYDVITDGLKTYSETEDNLEMYDDVISTGQNSSPQSGGVQEDDDVKNVCEDVRILLEYDMGEEPKKVGGAV from the exons ATGGagatctctctcacactcattTTACTGTCCTCTGTAGCGATGCCCATTACTGTGG ATTTGTCTGCACCCACAACTTCTGCCGCCACAACAACATCAGCTTCTCCTTCAGTTTCTCAGACTAACAGAAGTCCAGTTTCCTCAACATTGGTGACTATAGCACAATCTCTTCCATGTACAGATTTGTCTGTGTCCACAACTCCtgctacaacaacaacaacaacaactctATCTCAGACTAACAAGAGCCCAGTGACTTCTCAAACTCCTCCATCAGAGTCTCTCTTCATTCCTCCAGTGGTTGTGATTGTTCTGGGAGTTTTGCTCTTACTGCTCTTAGTTTTGCTTTTACTCCTCTTGGTGTCACTGCTGATACTGATTCAGCATAATCGATTGATGAGGAAAGGAACGGAGGTTCACACTTCATATACAG ATCTCTTCAAGAGGATACACTGGACTCAGACTGATGCAGTTTATGAAGAGATTGATCACAGATTAAATCACGTTGCTGAGAGAG GGAGTCTCATCTCTGAAGAACAGCATTCTGGGTATGAAGATGCTGATAAGCTTCTCTCAG TACAAGAACACAAGACTGAATATTATGATGATGTCACCAATCGCAGTGACCTGAGAG AGATGGTGAAAAAAGCTGAACACTATGATGTCATTACTGATGGACTGAAAACATACAGTGAGACAG AAGACAATCTTGAGAtgtatgatgatgtcatatcCACAGGACAGAACTCTAGTCCTCAAAGTG GAGGAGTTCAGGAGGATGATGATGTGAAGAATGTCTGTGAAGATGTGAGAATCCTGTTAG AATATGACATGGGGGAGGAGCCAAAGAAAGTGGGAGGTGCTGTATGA
- the LOC130420511 gene encoding uncharacterized protein LOC130420511 isoform X1, giving the protein MEISLTLILLSSVAMPITVDLSAPTTSAATTTSASPSVSQTNRSPVSSTLVTIAQSLPCTDLSVSTTPATTTTTTTLSQTNKSPVTSQTPPSESLFIPPVVVIVLGVLLLLLLVLLLLLLVSLLILIQHNRLMRKGTEVHTSYTDLFKRIHWTQTDAVYEEIDHRLNHVAERGSLISEEQHSGYEDADKLLSVQEHKTEYYDDVTNRSDLREEMVKKAEHYDVITDGLKTYSETEDNLEMYDDVISTGQNSSPQSGGVQEDDDVKNVCEDVRILLEYDMGEEPKKVGGAV; this is encoded by the exons ATGGagatctctctcacactcattTTACTGTCCTCTGTAGCGATGCCCATTACTGTGG ATTTGTCTGCACCCACAACTTCTGCCGCCACAACAACATCAGCTTCTCCTTCAGTTTCTCAGACTAACAGAAGTCCAGTTTCCTCAACATTGGTGACTATAGCACAATCTCTTCCATGTACAGATTTGTCTGTGTCCACAACTCCtgctacaacaacaacaacaacaactctATCTCAGACTAACAAGAGCCCAGTGACTTCTCAAACTCCTCCATCAGAGTCTCTCTTCATTCCTCCAGTGGTTGTGATTGTTCTGGGAGTTTTGCTCTTACTGCTCTTAGTTTTGCTTTTACTCCTCTTGGTGTCACTGCTGATACTGATTCAGCATAATCGATTGATGAGGAAAGGAACGGAGGTTCACACTTCATATACAG ATCTCTTCAAGAGGATACACTGGACTCAGACTGATGCAGTTTATGAAGAGATTGATCACAGATTAAATCACGTTGCTGAGAGAG GGAGTCTCATCTCTGAAGAACAGCATTCTGGGTATGAAGATGCTGATAAGCTTCTCTCAG TACAAGAACACAAGACTGAATATTATGATGATGTCACCAATCGCAGTGACCTGAGAG AAGAGATGGTGAAAAAAGCTGAACACTATGATGTCATTACTGATGGACTGAAAACATACAGTGAGACAG AAGACAATCTTGAGAtgtatgatgatgtcatatcCACAGGACAGAACTCTAGTCCTCAAAGTG GAGGAGTTCAGGAGGATGATGATGTGAAGAATGTCTGTGAAGATGTGAGAATCCTGTTAG AATATGACATGGGGGAGGAGCCAAAGAAAGTGGGAGGTGCTGTATGA